A window of Phragmites australis chromosome 2, lpPhrAust1.1, whole genome shotgun sequence genomic DNA:
GATCTAAACGACTTCGGAAATCTAACaggagaccggagactccgagttgaactcggaacctccgggttgtacTCCGGACGGGGGTtctctgctaaatctaaatcgaattaacTCGGACCTTTCGGATTTAACTCGGACTATCCGAGTTGggcggattatccgggtgactTGGAGTTCTCGGTTGGGGATTGGACTTGGCTTTGTCTCCATCATCGAGCCGCGATGACCATCACCACGTCATCGTTGTCCAAGCTCGCACCACGCTACGGACCTTTCCAAGTCGTGGAACGTATTGGGGCCGTAGCCTACCACCTCAAGCTGCCAGACAACGCCTGTATCCATGACGTCTTCCACGTCACCTTGTTCAAAAAATTTCGACGGCACACCACCGGATGCTCTAGTGGCCTTGCCTGACTTGATCCATGCTTGTGTTGTGCCCACACCATCGAAGGTGGTGCGCGCCAGGCTCAATCGAGGCTATTGGGAGGTTTTGGTTTAATGGGTTGGGCGTGCACTGGCTGATGCTACCTAGGAGCTGCTCACTGATTTCACCGCGACATATCCAGCTGCATAGCTCGAGGACGAGTTGTTTGTTGGGGAGGAGGGAAATGTTGTGGACTCGTTTATTGCCGGACCTACATGCACAAGAAGAAAGAGATCAAGTCCACAACCGAAAGTGGCTAAAGATAGATCACGGGCAAATAAACAAGGGAGGAGATTAGTTAGTTTCTTTAGATAAGATTAGTTTCCTTTGTGATTCGATTTGTTGCTTGGATTGTAAGTCGGCGCCAACTCTATAAAGGCAGCTGTAGAGTTTAGGTTAAGATCATTGAAGAAGAAATAAACTCCCCCTTTGGTGGTGAGCTTGCTCTTCGGTCCTGGCTGGGAAATCTTCCGTGGCCGCCGACGAGAGCCATTACTCGCTCGTCCCAACTCGCTATCCTTTCCGTTCACATTGACAATCCCACCTCCTGCACTCTCCCCTCCAAACATCACGCCGTCCACGCCATAACACCTACTATTTCCCTCTCTATTAAGATGCTCTAACTTTCTTCTCTATTAAGATAGTAGATTACAGTTATACCCCTAGTTTTCATTTTCCTTACAAAGATGATAAATTGAATCTGTAATTCTGTATGTAGTAGTCTATTAAGAGCTAATTCTTCAGAGTCATCTCAGTTGGCCCAATTATTTCTTGTTCCATAATGAAATCAGCAGTTCTTTATGTCTAACTAAAATATTTTAACAGcaattttttattagatgtaaATCTTGATATACGATGTGTTGATCTATATTATTGGAATTACCTCCAGCAAAGAAACCTATATGTATATAGTAGAACAATGTCACATAGACCACAATCCATTAATAGAATGATGTGCTTGCACTTTACAGATAATGAACTGCACATGATGGCATCTTGTACAGTTTATATGGTTGTTATGTTTTTGGAATTTGGAACATGAATATTTCCCTATTAAGACTTGTATGGGTTGTAAATTGTGATACATATTTGTTTGTTTTAACTCCACATTCCATACAATTAGGTGAATCATAAGCGTTATGCAGCAGATTTGAAAGCCTGTTGTTCTGATGTTATTGTTTTGCTGCTGTGCCCACTCTAGTGAACAGTTGGTTAGGGCAGAACCAGTAGGCAAAGATCCATTGACCTGCGATCAGCCTCCTGAAATAAGCCTGTGGGAGAGACTTGGGACTGCTTCTGCACTAGACATTGAGTCATCTGATTTTTCATGGAATTTGCTCTCATCTCTGCACCATACAGAACATAGTAGTGGTTCGGAACACTCTGAGGATGAAATGAGCAAATCTCTTGAGGTTTGTTCCTGCCTGTTTTGATGTCAATTTCAACATCATATGTAGTGTTTGTTGTAGCGTGAAAAATAATCATTTGCTTTATTTAACATATCTGAGACTTATTGACATGGTAGGGAACCGACATTGATTAACATTTTTATATAGATTAAACATGCAAGATCATATTCTTTTGGTAATCATTTTACTTGTGAGTATCATCTATGTTGACGCACGGAATGACGGAATTAATATGTTGCTTTCCACATCATGTTGTTTATAGGTTACTGTGAACTCTGGTGGTGTAGTGTTCTTTGCTCTTTTTTGTTGTTCGGGTAACAATGGATTATCAAAAAAAGCAGCAGCTGTTATAAAGTTCTCATCATCAAAGATGGCAACACAGGCAGAACGTTTGGGTTATGAATTTGCAAGATTGCTTGGAGTCCAGACACCACAAGTATTTATGAACCCCTAATGAATATTGTACAATTTGATATGTTATGTAGCAACATTTGATTTCTTATGCTGCTTTTCTAATGCTTGCAGGCTCGTGTAGTATATAATTCTAGCCTGGAGTGGCAGGGGATTAGACATTCTGCAGAAAATGCACGAGCAGTAGCAGTTTCAAATAATGATGAGGTTGGTGAGATGACTTGCTCGGAGTTATTGGAAGCTCTTGAGCTAAGCCGCTGCCTTCTTCTAATGAGGTAACATTGTCTACAAGTACGATTATGAGAAGTAGGTGCATTTTCCCTTTGTGAACTGCATACACGAGCTGAAATTATTGCCTACTGGCTTGACAGCTATATTCATGGCTCCCCACTGCTTGAGAGTTCAAAGGCATTCAATTCACGAGAAGCTGCTTGTGTGACTGCTTCATCCCTGGGAAGGGTTTTGATGCTTGATCTGATACTCCGGAATGAAGACAGACTCCCATGCCGTCAGCTAGGGTGGCGTGGTAATCCTGCAAACCTGATGATTTCAGATGGGTCGTCTTCACCTAGTGTGGACATATTGGATGATTCCAAGAGCACTACGGATAGTTCCAACCAACTGATTACTAGAATTTGCCTGAGAGAGAAGCGCTCTCACTCTGCAAATGGAAGATTTGATTCTCCGGTGTTGGATCCCATGTCACGAAAAGTAGAAACAATGAGAAATGAAAGTTATGCTGAAAGTACCAATGTCACTTTCCGCATTGTATCAATTGACACTGGGGTGCCCCGTCGCCCTCCTGCAGGGCGACGTGTCAAAGATCATGAGCGGTATCCCAAAGTTGTGGAGCTCATTTTGAATAGCTCAGACTACTCCTCAAATATCCTTTATGAAATTTCCGGTGGTAAGCTTGGGCATCCAGGACCAGTTGAGGGTACTTCCACTGAttcttgtttctctctttctgaTGAAGAAGACAATGCGGCTGTGATTCATGAATTCCGAGGATCATTTCGTGCAGCTCTTAGGGATCTGGAGGGTTTCCACCTATTTCTTCTCCAGCTTTACCAAAAACTGGATAGTGTTTTGCGAGTTTTCTTGTCCATAATTACCAAAAGCTCTGAAGAATCTGACAACAATGATGTAACAATTTCGGATTTTCATTCACCTGGAGTCAGCTTCAGTACCCCTTGCAAGCAACTGAACAATGAACTGCATAGTGATTCTGAAATGCTGAAATCTACAACGAAGACGTCTTCTGCTGGATCCCGTGGAAGCTCAGATTCCGTTTCTCCTATGTCAAGGGACAGTTGGAGCAACAAATACTTCAAGGGGAGTGCAGAGGCTCCGCGAAGTTTAAGAATGACAATGAAACTTCGTGATTTTTACAAGAACCCGAAGGTGAGAATCTCCTCATTGAGGATttagtaatttttttacaaaacatCCTAAGTATTTCTCCTCTCATTTTTTATCTAATTTATATACTAGCCTCTCTTTTTATTGGATACAGGTAGTGTTAATGCAACAAACTTTACTAAAGCTTCTATTGAAAATTAAAGTTACCTTGCTCAACAAACTTCTTTGTTTGCTATGAGAATGGGTTGTTTTTGGCAACAATATTGATTCCGAACTTAAGTTACGAGTATTATTGTGATGGAACAGGTTGATCCTGAATTGCTCAAAGAGATTGAACAATGGAATGAGACACTGAAGACTGATGTGATCAAATTTTGTCAAGAGAACAATTTCCATTCTGGTTTCTTTGATGGAACTGATACCAACATGGTAGCTGATGCCTATGAATTGAAGGTGGGTCTCATATATATAAACTTATGAACTCCTTTTGAAGGAATTATTGAGCCTGATTATAAATCACTTGCAGGTGCGACTTGAACACATAATTGAAAGGATAGCCTTGATCTCTGATGCTGCAAATACGGAACGACCTTCTCTTGTTTTTGACAACTTATTCATAGGTGGGGCTCTGGCTGCAAGGTCTAAGTACACCCTTCAGCATTTGGGCATTACCCACATACTATGTTTGTGTTCGAATGAGATTGGTCAATCTGATTCCCAATTTCCTGATCTTTTCGAATACAAGAACTTTTCAGTAAGGGCATCAATCTCTGTGGTTTAGGATTCTCAAATGCTGCGCTCTTTACATAATCCAGAGTTTTGTATTTAAATCAAAATATGTTTCTTTTG
This region includes:
- the LOC133900441 gene encoding LOW QUALITY PROTEIN: dual specificity protein phosphatase PHS1-like (The sequence of the model RefSeq protein was modified relative to this genomic sequence to represent the inferred CDS: inserted 1 base in 1 codon) encodes the protein MEQRGPQQEEAAAEREHGNPSVPPKENEDKDLKLSSRVVSLLFGGDISTPAQTFEKWLSLVRKRSGSFRPSGFPHQNSRIEVMPSGSFSLFGSRDLSEQLVRAEPVGKDPLTCDQPPEISLWERLGTASALDIESSDFSWNLLSSLHHTEHSSGSEHSEDEMSKSLEVTVNSGGVVFFALFCCSGNNGLSKKAAAVIKFSSSKMATQAERLGYEFARLLGVQTPQARVVYNSSLEWQGIRHSAENARAVAVSNNDEVGEMTCSELLEALELSRCLLLMSYIHGSPLLESSKAFNSREAACVTASSLGRVLMLDLILRNEDRLPCRQLGWRGNPANLMISDGSSSPSVDILDDSKSTTDSSNQLITRICLREKRSHSANGRFDSPVLDPMSRKVETMRNESYAESTNVTFRIVSIDTGVPRRPPAGRRVKDHERYPKVVELILNSSDYSSNILYEISGGKLGHPGPVEGTSTDSCFSLSDEEDNAAVIHEFRGSFRAALRDLEGFHLFLLQLYQKLDSVLRVFLSIITKSSEESDNNDVTISDFHSPGVSFSTPCKQLNNELHSDSEMLKSTTKTSSAGSRGSSDSVSPMSRDSWSNKYFKGSAEAPRSLRMTMKLRDFYKNPKVDPELLKEIEQWNETLKTDVIKFCQENNFHSGFFDGTDTNMVADAYELKVRLEHIIERIALISDAANTERPSLVFDNLFIGGALAARSKYTLQHLGITHILCLCSNEIGQSDSQFPDLFEYKNFSISDDDDANISDLFEEASDFIDNVDRVGGKVLVHCFEGKSRSATVILAYLMLRKGFTLAKAWNLLKKVHRRAQPNDGFAKALLALDRKLHGKVSMDWQHKRPEMKVCPICSKNVGLSTSSLKLHLQKAHKRLSAGSVDSAMTMEIQKSIESLRISRGGSLSPSQKRTKAXADELSF